The following proteins are encoded in a genomic region of Bernardetia sp. MNP-M8:
- a CDS encoding TonB-dependent receptor, which produces MKKYNFIFCSLLLAFSFYTNATKAQNDSFIQGTISETSPTNSDSLSALPFANLVWKGTTIGTTTDENGNFKLKKIAKTDKLIVSYTGYKSDTISTKGKTFLEITLQSSSLASVTVESSLNDLIVNQNETITTSDLKKAACCTLSESFETNASVDATTADAVTGSRQIKMLGLDGVYSQLLVEGMPMMRGLNVRSGLQFISGTWVSSIDINKGAGSVVNGYESITGQINTQLISPKSKKEKNENLLNLYFNPNGRLEGNLNLIHHINSKWSSATLLHASGSIMENDRNNDGFLDLPKYRQLNALNRWKYEGKNFESQFGIRVLDENRFGGQLDYEPTTKEELLNGDISQQSYGVEMNTRRIEGWAKLGFFLGKNVSFGNQITANHHELNQVWGQKFYDGKEDYFFYNGIVDWTISKKHLLRSGVSYVYNNTFQNYDDYQNEPNEELVLDREESIPAVFAEYTFNRDGDFTAVAGVRSDFHNLYGTQVSPRLSLKWNAAKNTVFRASAGRGFRVANPIVENSRFFASSRKLIINSDLQPEIAWNTGASFVQGFDIAGRKGKITVDFYRTDFENQVILNVENPSEIRFDNLNANNNGKSFANSFQVQAEYEIIHVLKAIFAYKYYDVKTTIENKLVTVPYNAAHRFFTNLEYQTKNKKWAFDWTGQFIGSQRLPAYYNEANNNEIVASSQSPAYFLMNAQITRNFKISNKPLEIYIGGENLTNYSQSNPILNSQNPFGEHFDTSRVYAPIMGTMGYVGLRFYF; this is translated from the coding sequence TTGTTAGCCTTTAGTTTTTATACTAATGCTACAAAAGCACAAAACGATTCTTTCATACAAGGAACAATTTCTGAAACCTCTCCTACAAACTCCGATTCTCTTTCTGCCTTACCTTTTGCTAACTTAGTTTGGAAAGGAACAACAATAGGCACAACCACCGACGAAAACGGAAATTTCAAACTCAAAAAAATAGCCAAAACCGATAAACTAATCGTCAGTTATACAGGCTATAAAAGTGATACCATTTCTACAAAGGGAAAAACTTTCTTAGAAATCACGTTACAATCTTCATCTTTAGCAAGTGTAACAGTAGAATCTAGTTTAAATGACTTAATTGTTAATCAAAATGAAACTATTACAACGAGTGATTTGAAAAAAGCTGCTTGTTGTACACTTTCAGAAAGTTTTGAAACTAATGCTTCTGTTGATGCCACTACTGCCGATGCTGTTACAGGTTCTCGTCAAATAAAAATGTTAGGACTTGATGGTGTTTATTCTCAGCTTTTAGTGGAAGGAATGCCCATGATGAGAGGTTTGAATGTTCGCTCTGGACTTCAATTTATTTCAGGAACTTGGGTTTCTTCAATTGACATCAATAAAGGTGCAGGTTCAGTTGTCAATGGTTATGAATCTATAACGGGACAAATAAACACGCAGTTAATTAGTCCAAAAAGTAAAAAAGAGAAAAATGAAAACCTTTTAAACCTTTACTTCAATCCAAATGGACGTTTAGAAGGAAACTTAAATCTTATTCATCATATCAATTCAAAATGGAGTTCTGCTACACTTTTGCATGCAAGTGGCTCTATAATGGAAAACGATAGAAACAATGATGGATTTTTAGATTTACCAAAATATCGCCAACTAAATGCCTTAAACCGTTGGAAATATGAAGGTAAAAACTTTGAAAGCCAGTTTGGAATTCGTGTTTTAGATGAAAATCGTTTTGGTGGACAACTAGACTATGAACCTACTACAAAAGAAGAATTACTAAATGGTGATATTTCTCAACAATCATATGGTGTAGAAATGAATACTCGTAGGATTGAAGGTTGGGCAAAACTAGGTTTTTTCTTAGGTAAAAATGTAAGTTTTGGAAATCAGATTACAGCAAATCATCATGAATTAAATCAAGTTTGGGGACAGAAATTCTATGATGGAAAAGAAGATTATTTCTTTTATAATGGAATTGTGGATTGGACAATCTCTAAGAAACATTTGCTTCGTAGTGGTGTGAGTTATGTTTATAATAACACCTTTCAGAACTACGATGATTATCAAAACGAACCTAATGAAGAGTTAGTTTTAGATAGAGAAGAATCTATTCCTGCTGTTTTTGCAGAGTATACATTCAATAGAGATGGAGATTTTACGGCTGTGGCTGGTGTGCGTTCTGATTTTCATAATTTGTATGGAACACAAGTTTCTCCTCGTTTGAGTTTGAAATGGAATGCTGCTAAAAATACGGTTTTTCGTGCTTCTGCTGGACGTGGTTTTCGTGTAGCCAATCCGATTGTAGAAAATAGTCGTTTCTTTGCTAGTTCTAGAAAACTAATTATTAATTCTGATTTACAACCAGAAATAGCTTGGAATACAGGGGCAAGTTTTGTTCAAGGTTTTGATATTGCAGGTAGAAAAGGAAAAATTACAGTAGATTTTTATAGAACAGATTTTGAAAATCAAGTTATTTTGAATGTAGAAAACCCTTCAGAAATTCGTTTTGATAATCTAAATGCCAATAACAACGGAAAATCTTTTGCAAATAGCTTTCAAGTTCAAGCCGAATATGAAATTATACATGTTTTAAAAGCTATTTTTGCCTATAAATATTATGATGTCAAAACAACTATTGAAAATAAGTTAGTAACCGTTCCCTACAACGCAGCACACCGTTTTTTCACAAACTTAGAATACCAAACTAAAAATAAAAAATGGGCTTTTGACTGGACTGGACAGTTTATTGGTTCCCAACGTTTACCAGCTTATTACAACGAAGCGAATAATAATGAAATAGTTGCAAGTTCTCAAAGTCCTGCTTATTTCTTAATGAATGCTCAAATTACTCGTAATTTCAAAATTTCTAATAAACCTTTAGAAATTTACATAGGAGGAGAAAATCTGACTAATTATTCTCAATCTAATCCTATTTTAAACTCTCAAAATCCATTTGGAGAGCATTTTGATACAAGTAGAGTATATGCTCCAATTATGGGCACAATGGGTTATGTAGGTTTACGTTTTTATTTTTAA